GGACTGTGGACGCTTCTCTCTTGCATGGACACAATGTCACAATGTATGTCATCACTGACCACATGGCCTCAGCTGGATAAGCCATGTTTACAGAGAAGTGAGGATGCAgcctcaaggtcacacagcagctGAGTGGTTGGGGGCATAGGAGCCAGGTCTCTGCCTAAGGGAGGAAGATGAAGCAACATGAGGCCTGAGCAACAGAGATTCATCAGAGTGAGACACACCTACCCCCAGCCAAGAAACCATCCCTGAAGAGCAGCCAGAAAGCCCAACAGTTAGACAGCAGGCTGCAGGGACACAAAGAAAGGGGTTAGCTCAGTAGAGTGGCAGCCTCTGCACTGACCTGGGTGGGCAGCTGGTGGCCCTGAGTTTTGCATGGTCAGGGTCAGGCCACAGTAGGAGGGGATGGTTTCTCCTGGCTGGAAAAAAACATTTGGAATGCATGAGACTGATGCCACAGATCAGGAGACAACTCAGCCTAGCTGACTAGGGGTTGGAGTCACACCCTGAACCTCAAGACCATGGTCTGAGCCTTTGGTCTTCTATAAGGGTGGAATCAGCACCTACTTCAGAGGCCAGGCCAAGCTGACTGGAAGGATAGGGTGCAACCCAGATGCAGCGTTCCTGTTGCTGCTCCTGTCATTCCAGCAACAGACCAGAGTCGGCGGAGTCAGGTGAAGACTGGCTGAGGCTGGTGCGGGTCAGCTACGAGTTTATTGAGTTATAATCAACATGGAGAAATCTAAGGACAGTAGGTGCTTGTCATCTCCCTGGGCTTCAGCTGGAGACAGCCCGGCAGGGCAGGATGGAGAGCCCAGCCCCCACCAGCACAGCTTCCCACTAAATCATTCCCCATGCTCTCTCCCTGGGCAAGAGTGCTAGTCTCAGGGCCTTGCTCTGTTCACTTCCCTGGGGATGCTGCTTTCCCACACACTTCTTCTGACCTGTTTCTAGGTCACTGTCCTTGTGAGTCTGTCAACCAGGCACGGCTGTCACAGTTCCTCACATACAGCTGGGATTTGTGCCACAGATGACAAAGAACACCTGCACAGCTCACTGGTTAGGGTGCTGACAGGGGCGGGTGGCTGGGCTACCTGTGGCCCTGGGCGCTGGTGTTCATGTGGTCCCGGATACTGATGGCCTGTTTGAGCAGGCCTTCGACACTACGGAAGTACACACTGCTGTCCACCAGGCTCTTCACAGCACTGAAACAGAAAGGAGTGAGGATCAGCATCAAGGCCACCAGGAATGTCCCTATCCTGTCCAGAGCAGCAGTCTCTCAGTCGGGAGCTGCAAAATGTGGGCTCAGACTTCAACACTGCTAACTATTAACAATTAAAAAGGGTTTCATGTCTGTAAAGGAAACGATCTAAATCCGAGACAACTCAGCCCAGGGACCGCCGTGGACGCCTCTCAGCCCAGGGACTGATGTGGGGGCCTCTCAGCCCAGCGACTGCCGTAGGTACTGCTTTACAGGACTGGAACTGCTCTTTATCTAGTGTTTAAAAGATGGCTGGCTGTGTAACTCTGCTTTTAGGATTTGAAGTTAGGATAGATGAGGCATGCCTGTGTTCCAGGactggaggaggctgaggcagaaagatcccaagtttggagccagcctggatCGTAGAGGAAGACCCTGTATTTCTGTGAGGAGGGGCTGCATCTGCGAGCGGcagcaggtggaggtcagagggcacccTGCAGGAGTCAGTCCTGACTCACAAGTGGTCAGGCTTGGCACGGGTGCCCTGTCACCAGCCCACATCCTTCCTGGGAGCAGCAGAGTGATCTGTGTGAAGGGTTTTATCACTCTCATGTCCGGCAAATCCCACAGAATTTTTGATGAGGGGATCAAGTCCTCATTAGGAGTCCATGCGATCCCAGGCAATCGAGGTGTGCGTAGCAAAAGCAGCCAGCTGAGACCGCACTTAACAGAAGCAGTGAGACACTGGAGTGGGTGAGTGGCCCAGGCCGCACAGTAGGCAGAACACAGGGACGATGGCTCAAAAGAACTGACCTGCCGCCGAGGAGGAGGCCCAAGAATGCAGAGAAGAGCCAGGTgtcatggcgcacgcctttaatcccagcacttgtgacacagaggcaggaggatttctgagtttgaggccagcctggtctacagagtgaattccaacacagtcagggctacctagtgagacatTACGAGAGGAAGACTtaggcttttctttcctttctttttgatttttttttatatttatgtatttattatgcatacaatattctgtctgtgtgtatgtctgcaggccagaagagggcaccagacctcactacagatggttgtgagccaccatgtggttgccgggaattgaactcaggacctttggaagagcggcaatgctcttaacctctgagccatctctccagccccttgttttgatttttttcgagacagggtttctctgtggttttggagcctgccctaaaactagctcttgtagaccaggctggcctcaaactcacagagatccgcctgcctctgcctcccaagtgctgggattaaaggcgtgcgccaccaccgcccggcatgactTGGGCTTTCAGACAGCCCAATGGGCACAAAGACTCAAGGCCATACTCACAGAGCCAAATATGGGTCCTCGAACCTGGAGAgggaatgaaatttatgccctgacaatgacatggcacatgtgtgcctacacacacacacacacaatctcaggTGTGAGCAAAAGTCATGTGCAAACTGCCCTCAGCTCctgggaaagtggaggcaggactgCTTAATCCTGAgtattcaagatcagcctggagaTACACTAAAACCCAACTTAAAAACAAcaggacaaaaaaacaaaaaacaaaaacaaaaacaaaccaacaagacAGGCAGAAGTGGTAGGGCATGCTCACTCAGCACTGCTGCCCGGGGTCTGCATGGAAGGTACACACGCACAGGGTACAAGGCAGCCCTGACCCCCCTTAGCTGTGGtccagctgattttttttttttttttttctcgagacagggtttctctgtggttttggagcctgtcctggaactagctcttgtagaccaggctggtctcgaactcacagagattcgcctgcctctgcctcccgagtgctgggattaaaggcgtgcgccaccaccgcccggctggtccaGCTGATTTTTGTGCCGGTatggttatgtgtgtgtatgtgtttgtgggtgtttgcatgtgtgtggaggacagaggccaACACTGGGCATGTTTGTCAAtcgttctccaccttatttttcagGCAAGCCTTCTATCAGCTGAGTCACTAATCTGAGACAACAGTCTCTCAGGGAACTAGGAACTTGCTGACAGAACCGTCTGCCTAGGGGAGCTCCAGgcatgctcctgcctctaccttcttgGAGCTGGACTTGCTGGTGCTCACAATCGGTCAACAAGGGCTCTTCAGATGCGACTTGTGGATAAAAGCACTTTATCCCGCGAGCCACCCACCCTACCCCAAGTCAGAGGCAAACAGGTCCCCAAACTCCCCAACAACTGTGAGAAACCCAACAGAGGTGTCGGGGCTATACCACAACGGGGGGATGGGACTGGGAATCTACGTCACTCTCCCTCTGACAGATGGAGCAGGGTGTCTCACCTGCAGGCATACTCCACGGTGTATATAGCACCCTGGCTCTGCTCCTCCCATCTCTGCATGTCAGCCTGCAGGATTGGGGAGTGTTAGGAGGGAAGGCTCTATGGGAACCAGTGTTAGATGTCAGATCCTCTCTGAGCTTCCCATTCTCCAAGCTCCACCAAGTCCTCTACTCCCGTGCTCTACCACCCCACCTGAGTGCTTCACTTCCCCACTAGTGCTCCACCACCCCACCTGAGTTCTCTACCACCCCTGAGTGCTCCACTCCCCGTCTGAGTGCTCTACTCCTCACCTGAGTCCTCCACTCCCCGTCTGAGTGCTCCATTCCCCCAGCTGTCTTGACTTTGCCTTCTGCTATCCTTTTCCCCTAGGGGCTCTGTGTGACTAGCAGGCCTCGAGTCAAACCCTTAGGACTGGCTATTGCATCTACCTGGCAGACCCTTTCTTGGGCTCTTTCCTCACCTTGCTAGTCACTAATCCAGACCATGCTGTCTCCTTCAAAAGTCACCCAAGGGTTGCCCCCACATTGTCCAGCCTGATTCAGCTGCCAAAGGCTATCTCACCAGCATCTCTGCTTTGACTTCAGTCCCTTCACATGTGTACCCCACTTCTGCTCAGGGGAGAGATCCTTGGCGGGGCTGGCAGAACTCACCTTGTGCTGGGCCAGCTCCGGCAGTGAGCGGCGCACATGTTCCTGTAGCCGGTACAGGGCCACTGATGGCTCGTTGGCCAGGACATAGACACTTTCGGTGAACTTGTCTGTTACTGGGTTTGATAAGGGGGGGATGGGAATAAGGGACAAGTATTAGACccctgtatttattttattttgaattatatgtatgtatctacgtGAAGATATACATGTAAGTGCAGTGCCATGGAGGCCtcggagctggagctacaggcagttgtgaatgtTGGGGACCAAAGTCCAGCCATTTGTAAGATcactaagtgctcttaactgctgagatacctgcttcttcttcttctttttccttttaaatagggtctcatatagcccaggtcaGACTTTAGCTTTCTGTAACCAGGGATGACCttaactcccaatcctcctggctctacctcctgagtgctaggtctGCGTTTGTGtgacaccacacctggtttatgttgCGCTAGGCAAGCACTGCCAACTGAGCCCCAGCCCACATCAGACTCTCAGTTCTTCAGTCTCTGACCCCAATCGAAGTGCACCCCTGTAACTGTCATCCAAAGGCCCAGGTCAGCTAGAGGCTCAAGGGGACATGAGCACATTCTGAGCCCACAGCCCCGCCCCTGCAAATCCACTTCCATGGGACACTAGGGAACAGTACTATTGCCAATGAAAACCCTCAAAATAACATCACACTAGAGACCAGTATGGAACATCATACTAGAATCCAGTAGCTCTGAATTCcctgtaactcactgtgtaggccaggctgtcctcaaactcgcaccaatcctcctgcctctgcctcccaagtgctgggaagagaagcatgcacgcaccaccatgcccagcagaggATAACCACTGAACCCAAAGGTGCCTCAAGTCCACATCCCTGTGTGGCCTGTACTCTGACCAAGACAGGAATGTTGTGAAAGCCTACATCTCTTGCTGTGCTGGAACAACTCTGAGGTTACCCCATCACAAGCCCTGCCTTAGCAGCATGCCTGAGGCTGCCCTCTACATCCAAGAGCCTGCTAAGTCCACCTGCTTTCATTTCCCTAAAACTCATGTCTCCCCGCGTCAACTGCACATAAACCATCATCCCAGGATAGACTTCGACCAAGGACTTTCCAATCTGCCAAGTCTCCAACCTTCCTGCCCTATCCATCAAGGATCTTGTTGCTTCCAAATGCTGTCCCCTCTCCCACTGCCTGTACCAGACCAGCTCTGACAAGTCCCAGCTACAGGCAGCAGATGGCGCCAACTCCCAAGGCAAAAATGACGTCGGCCCTGCCTTTATTTCGACCCAGAGCTCACACTAGCCAAAGAAAATAACCTACTTAtcctgtctttatttattttgctgtgtcggggattaaacccagagccttgaaCATTCTGGGCAAAGTGCTCACGACtgtgtttgggttaaggcttcaccccaCCACCCAAAATGACTGAGCCCTTGAGACGGAGTCGCTCTATGATTAAACTGGCCTTCAATCAGTAACCCGCTTCTTGACTCTTGAGTAAAGATTAGAGTATTGCGCCACCAAACCCGCACACTCGTTCACGTGTtcacaggataaaaaaaaaaagagcttgggGTGTGCACTTTTAATTTCAGCTCTCAGGAGttttccaagacagtcaggggttacatactgagaccttgtcttagaaaCAAACAACAGAGCCTTCCTCTGCCCCCGGTCTCTACTACACGGCTGCCACATCACTTCCCGCCAGGAGACAGTGGCCTCCCTTTTCCGCCGAGCCCTGCACTGCCTTCTCCAGGCTGAGACTAGGCGACTCCCGGAGCCCTCCAATCCGCCCGGGACCCCGCAAcacctttctttcccttcagcAGCATCTCTGGTTCTTCCATAGTGAAGGCAGCCAGGCGGAGCCCTAAAACGGAAGCGGAAGTCGGGAGACTGGGAGGTCTACCTAAACTTTCCGGGTTGAAACTGGTCACGGCAAGCCTCCGGTTCTGGTGTCGGCCTCGCTGATCCCTCTTCGCTCCAGCTTCAttcagacaggagagagagggaaagaaggcgATCCGGGCCGTGCGTGTGTGCAGTACAGAGATTTCCTGAGGCTCTAGGATACCTAGTCAAGGACTCCCTGCTGCCACCCTGACACAATAATCCCCTGGGACCAGGGCAAGGGGAGGTTAAGAGGACGGAATGATACTCGGTCCCTTTAAATTCGATGAGTCCCGCCCACATGTCTCCGCCTCATCTAGAGATTGCTCCGTCCTCCCATCCGCAGGTGGCTCGGACGGGAAGACCGTGGGGGCGAAGACGCAGGAGCAGCGGCACAGCGGCACATGCGCAGTGAAATCCTCAGGTGGGCTGAGGCGCCTTCAGCCCTTTACAAGGAGAACGTGCGCATGCGCCACAGTCCTTATTAGCCAATAAGGAAGCCGTGCCCCGCCCTCGAATCTTAAAGAGCTAGAAGCAGCTTCGGTTCTTGCTGGGCAGGAGTGCGCAGGCGCAGTGGGGTAGTGCTTCAGTCGGAAACAGTCGTCGCGTATTAAGTTGCTGCTCTGTGTCCCAGCAGAGGAAGCTAGAGTGCCGATCGTCCGATCACCAATTTGCGCCTTACTAGATCCACTGGACCAGAAAAGTTTGTGAATAGGGAGTCCCGAGTTTTGGGAGACCCAGGCTTGCAGCGTAGGGGGACggaggaggctggagggaggTGAGTGAACCTCCTGAGTCGCATTTTTTTATTGATCCCTAAGTCATTTTGGAAGACCCcgacccaaataaccacagaggGACACTGAGAAGTTTAGAGTTAGTATCTCACTATGCTGCTTTCTGACATGACCTCTCTGGGACCTCGTTTCTTCACCTTATTGAGGAGAAAACTGAGCTCAGCTTAGTCATAGCCCAGGTTTTCACGGCTTGTAAGTgaggggatttgaacccagactACTACCCGAACTCAGATTTTATTGCCTGGTGCAAGGGCCTGGGATTCTGGTGTTAATTTCTTGACAACAGCAATTGTCCAAAACCTTAAGTGTCCCATTCTCACTATGCAAAGCTGAGTGTGCAGACCATGTctagtgtgtgcacatatacatacacgcactacacagctatctatctatctatctatctatctatctatctatctatctatctatctatataaagagattttttttttgagatagggtctctaacatagccctggctgtcgtcgaatttactatgtagatcaggctagcctcgagctCAAAGGGATccctcttcttctgcctcctgagtgctgggattaaaggtgtgcgctaccacgtCCAGCCTAACCAAGACCTAGCCTCTAAGAAGAACTGATTTATTCCTgtattgggggtgggggatttGCCATGGAGCCgacttggaggccagagaacgTGGGTTTCTGGAATCAAACTTAGGGCGTCTGTCTGACTTGTTGTCAAGCTCAGCCACCTTGGGGGGCCCAAGAATTTTTGATAACTATtgtcctctcttcctccagctcctaccATGGAGCCCACTCAGCTTTCAGATGACCTCATCCCAAACCAGCAGTCCCCTGCTCCTGAACTTGAGGATCCTGAGGACCGCAGAGACGAATCCCCAGACAGCTCAGACACTGTGGTCCTCAGTCTGTTCCCTTGCACTCCAGAGGCTGTGAACCCTGAGTCAGCCAGTGCATCCTCATCACAGGGTGAGAACCACTCTGGGTTTCGGTGAGGGAGACCTTGTCTTCGGAAAGTGGTGGGGTAGGTAGAGAGCTGAGTTCTTTAGAGCACTTGATCTCTCAGAGgctctggttcagttcccagcatccatagaTGGTTATACAGCCATGGCGACTCCACAGACTTCCTCTGGCCTTGGAGAACATAAgacacacacgtggtacacatgcatttatgcaggcaaaacatacacattAACAAAAAGCTTTAATGGATTTTTCAATGTGttgttctgtgtgtatgagtattttgcctacgtGCATATATACCATGCACAGGCAGTACCtgagggggccagaagagggcgtctgagTTTCTGGACCCTGAGTTGTAGACCTCCCAGTGCAGATGGTACAGATCAAACCTGCCCCAGAGAGCCATCTCTGCggcatttttacatttatttatttcatgtttgtatgtgcatgtgtgtgaacatgccatagcacacatgtggaggacaTAAGATCCTTTTCAGGATAATTCTCTCTTCTTTACcttgtgggtcctagggatggaactcaggtcaagCCAACAACAGGCgcctttatcagctgagccatctttctggcctccacattatGTTCAAGACAGGTCTTcgcctgaacctgaagctcactgactgAGCTAGACCTGCCTGTCAGTGGGCTCTGGGGCTTTGCCCTCCAATGCTTCCAAACAGccatggcgcacgcctttgatcccagcactgtaaaggcagaagcaggcaaatctctgtgaatttgaggccagcctggtctacatagtgaattgtAGGTTGTAGGCCAGCCATGGTTACATAGtaaatgtttcaattttttttgtgtgtattttgtgtgtatatgtgaatatataatatagtatatagtatacataattatataatatagtGTATAggtgtatatgtaaatatatatacacacatatacacacacacatatgtatataagaaagagacagggtctctctatttagacttctggctgtcctgaaactttttatatagaccaggctggcctcaaacagagatccacctgcctctgcctcctgagtactgggatcaagtGCCTGCCGCACCATGCCTGgccattttgtacattttttttgtttttttgtttttttctgagacagggtttctctatagctttggagcctgtcctggaattagctcttgtagaccaggctggcctcaaactcacagcgatccacctgtctctgtgttccaagtgctggcattaaaggcgtgcgccaccactgcccggcttgtacATTTCTTTAGTGTGGTAAAATACATACAACATTTACTATTTGGACACGATTGCAGTACGATTCAGTTATGTTTGGCTCCTTCAGCagcctgtgccaccatcactTCTGTCTGTTCCGGTACTGCCGTCACTGCAGTAGAGGTGCATGCCCCTGCTCCCCAGGCCAGGGCAGCTCTGATTTGTCTCGTCTCTGGTAATTGCCTTTTCACATTGTTCTGCTTGCTAAATGCCCCTGAGATGGGCCAAcatcttgaactcatgattgaCCCAAGTTGCAGTATGGGTCAGGTCTTCATTGCTGTTTATGGTAGCATACAATCCCAGTAGGTGGGTGAACCacattttgttgatttgtttatcTATGGGCAAACTTctgggtgttttcttttttctttttaaattgtgtgtgtgtgtgtgcatatgcgcaCTGGTGCtgacagaaaccagaagaagacattactggaactggagttacaggtggctgtgagctgcagtatgggtgctgggaactgaactccagtcctttgCGAGAAGGACTggtgctctcagctgctgagccagtTCCCTGCCCCACCAGTTTCTTTTGTGCTGTTGGGAATTGTATTGCTTTGAACACCGAGTTTTCTTTTGACCTTGGCTGTCCGAGTACTTTGGaggtagaaacagaaaaatttgaaattcagggttatcctcagctacagagaacctaggctacacaagaccttgtttcaaaagccAGGAAGGCACCCACAGAGATGAATGGGTCAGGTAATACAATCCTACGAacacagggacctgagttcaattccaagcagcCGGAGAGAAAGCCGGTGTAGTGAAACACGCTTGCAGTTCCatcactgaggaggtagagacaggaaggtcccAGGACCCAATGGACAGCAAGCCTAACCCAAATGGTGAGCCCCAAGCCTGGCTCACAGGCAAGGTGAACAGCTTCTGAGGAGTACACCTGAGGTTGACTGGCTATCTCTCCCCttaactccccaccccccagagttggtccctctctccctcttcctctattTCCTTATTGGATGTCCCAAGCCCAGCTTCCTAGTAGTCCTTAAACACATCTAACTTGATGCCATACCAGGACCTGTGTCCTTCCCAGTGCTTACGGGGATTCACGTGGAAGCTGCCTGAGAGCCGCCTGCTCTAACCATTTGTCAGAACAGACTCGCTGCCTGTCCTATCTTCCTACCACCTTCTgcctgctttttctctttccttctttctttctgtggcaggatctcactgtgtagcccaggctggcctcaaatgtgtgctttctctcctgcctctacctcctcaggaTTGGGGTTATGGGTGTGCACccctcaaatcttttttttttttttatggtctttatctctccctccttctccccctctctctgtctttttttgtttgtttgtttttttgttttgttttttgagacagggtttctatgtgtagccttggctatcctggaactcactctgtagaggcccacactggcctcaaactcacagaaatgcacctgcatctgc
The sequence above is a segment of the Chionomys nivalis chromosome 20, mChiNiv1.1, whole genome shotgun sequence genome. Coding sequences within it:
- the Borcs8 gene encoding BLOC-1-related complex subunit 8 — protein: MEEPEMLLKGKKVTDKFTESVYVLANEPSVALYRLQEHVRRSLPELAQHKADMQRWEEQSQGAIYTVEYACSAVKSLVDSSVYFRSVEGLLKQAISIRDHMNTSAQGHSQEKPSPPTVA